A single window of Zea mays cultivar B73 chromosome 10, Zm-B73-REFERENCE-NAM-5.0, whole genome shotgun sequence DNA harbors:
- the LOC103641868 gene encoding WD repeat-containing protein 44, giving the protein MSAGGGEEVFYESRDGVLSSSCSSASDDDDDDSDHPRRRRRDGAASTAAAAALDVWTSEPAPVQERRRKLLQMLGLAGDPALARLEMGRSVSYDDGPVPVRPAPASPPISRSRSDGGAVPASATKPPLGGRSPGSSEATPEGEEEEEEEADPRCLIRNLDDGSEFVVKEGSELREVGTGRQLTMEEFVDLCVGRSPIVQELMRRRENVASSGSSTPVQRSNSDSSNGATRHRRRRRHSSWLRGIRNVAGSVVASSRDRRSSDDKDTCSEKGGRRSSSATDDSQDSAGAVRHGPVRVKVRQYGKSYKELSGLFMNQEIQAHDGSIWSIRFSPDGRYLASAGEDCVIHVWEVSEFERKREENGACNPFVAMVCNGSPEPTLAVASSVDGSNREKKRRARFLEGRRSVSSDRLMLPEHVFALSEKPIRTFMGHSEDVLDLCWSKSQYLLSSSMDKTVKLWHISSTSCLKTFSHSDYVTCIQFNPVDDRYFISGSLDEKVRIWSIQNREIVDWKDLHEMITAACYTPDGQSALIGSHKGSCHIYDTSDNMLLQKKQIDLQNKKKKSSQKKITGFQFLPGSTSKVLITSADSRIRVVDGLNLVHKYKGFRNSNSQISASLAANGSYVISASEDSHVYIWRIDDNLEQGRSKGNVTVTNSYEYFHCQDVTVAVALPSNGSPVVSRANSAKHDERDSVSEHSALHAAPEKPQDSSDFQPQSGYTISTGSNDSGDRATWPEELMTPTKQSPRSSASLPSGADQAPGRSAWGTVIVTAGRGGQIRTFQNFGFPARI; this is encoded by the exons ATGAGCGCCGGCGGCGGGGAGGAGGTGTTCTACGAGTCGCGGGACGGCGTGCtctcctcctcctgctcctccgcctcggacgacgacgacgacgacagcgACCAcccgcgacggcggcggcgggacGGGGCCGCCTCTACCGCCGCCGCAGCGGCGCTCGACGTGTGGACGTCCGAGCCGGCGCCCGTGCAGGAGCGGCGCCGGAAGCTGCTCCAGATGCTGGGGCTCGCCGGGGACCCCGCCCTGGCGCGCCTCGAGATGGGCCGATCGGTCTCCTACGACGACGGGCCTGTGCCCGTCCGCCCGGCGCCGGCCTCGCCGCCCATCTCCCGATCCAGATCAGACGGCGGCGCCGTGCCGGCCTCGGCGACCAAGCCGCCGCTGGGAGGGCGGTCGCCGGGCTCCTCCGAGGCCACGCCCgaaggggaggaggaggaggaggaggaggccgaCCCGAGGTGTCTGATCCGGAACCTCGACGACGGCAGCGAGTTCGTGGTCAAGGAAGGGTCCGAGCTCCGCGAGGTCGGCACGGGCCGGCagctcaccatggaggagttcgtTGACCTCTGCGTCGGCCGCTCGCCTATCGTCCAGGAGCTCATGCGGCGGCGCGAGAACGTTGCGAGCTCCGGCTCGTCCACCCCCGTCCAGCGCTCCAACTCCGACTCCAGCAACGGAGCGACGCgccaccggcggcggcggcggcatagCAGCTGGCTTCGGGGCATCCGGAACGTCGCCGGCTCCGTGGTGGCCAGCTCCCGCGACCGCCGCAGCAGCGACGACAAGGACACGTGCTCGGAGAAAGGCGGCCGCCGGTCCAGCTCGGCCACAGACGACAGCCAGGACAGCGCTGGAGCCGTGCGCCACGGCCCGGTGCGCGTTAAGGTGAGGCAGTATGGGAAGTCGTACAAGGAGCTCAGTGGCCTGTTCATGAACCAGGAGATCCAGGCTCACGATGGCTCCATCTGGAGCATCAGGTTTAGTCCAGATGGCCGGTACCTCGCGAGTGCTGGGGAAGACTGCGTGATCCATGTCTGGGAAGTGTCAGAGTTCGAGAGGAAACGCGAGGAGAACGGAGCGTGCAATCCTTTTGTTGCGATGGTGTGCAACGGTTCGCCGGAGCCAACATTAGCCGTGGCCAGCAGTGTGGATGGGAGCAATCGTGAGAAGAAGCGTCGGGCAAGGTTCTTGGAGGGTCGTAGGTCTGTGAGCTCAGACCGGCTAATGCTGCCAGAGCATGTGTTTGCGCTGTCAGAAAAACCGATTCGGACCTTCATGGGGCACTCAGAAGATGTGCTTGATCTCTGCTGGTCCAAATCCCAG TACTTGCTTTCATCTTCAATGGATAAAACGGTGAAGTTGTGGCACATTTCGAGCACTTCCTGTCTGAAAACATTCTCACACAGTGATTATG TGACTTGCATCCAGTTCAACCCTGTTGATGATAGATACTTCATTAGTGGATCACTAGATGAAAAAGTCCGCATATGGAGCATTCAAAACCGTGAAATTGTTGATTGGAAAGATTTGCATGAAATGATCACTGCTGCTTGCTATACCCCAGATGGACAG AGCGCACTAATTGGTTCCCATAAAGGCAGCTGCCATATTTATGATACATCTG ATAATATGCTTCTCCAAAAGAAACAAATTGACCTGCAAAATAAGAAAAAGAAGTCCAGTCAGAAGAAAATCACTGGATTTCAG TTCCTCCCAGGGAGTACTTCAAAGGTCCTTATCACATCTGCAGATTCAAGAATCAGGGTTGTTGATGGCCTTAATcttgttcacaagtacaaag GTTTCCGAAACAGTAACAGCCAGATTTCAGCCAGTTTAGCTGCAAATGGGAGTTATGTGATCTCAGCAAGTGAGGATTCCCACGTGTACATATGGAGAATCGATGATAACCTTGAACAGGGCAGAAGCAAGGGGAATGTTACTGTCACCAATTCCTATGAATATTTCCACTGCCAGGATGTGACAGTTGCCGTTGCACTGCCATCTAACGGCTCCCCAGTGGTATCCAGAGCAAACTCGGCGAAGCACGATGAGCGGGATTCTGTATCGGAGCATTCTGCGCTGCATGCTGCCCCTGAAAAACCGCAAGActcttctgatttccagcctcaaAGTGGCTATACCATAAGCACCGGTTCAAATGACAGTGGTGATAGAGCAACTTGGCCTGAAGAGCTCATGACGCCAACAAAGCAGAGCCCTCGGTCTAGTGCCAGTCTTCCCAGTGGTGCTGATCAAGCTCCAGGTCGGTCAGCCTGGGGGACCGTAATTGTCACGGCCGGCCGTGGAGGTCAGATCAGAACATTTCAGAATTTCGGGTTTCCTGCTCGAATATAG